From Pseudomonas hormoni:
CGGCTGACGGTGATCCTCTGTGGCGAGGGGGCTTGCCCCCGTTGGGTCGCGAAGCGGCCCCAATCCTGCAGCCGCGGCCTATCAGTTACACCGCATGCAATGTTTTACGACTGCTTCGCAGTCGAACGGGGGCAAGCCCCCTCGCCACAAAGGCTCGCTCCCACAGGGGCCGGATCGGACCATTCAACCGTCGGGAGTAACGCCATGCATGCGACATCGCAATCCGCAGTCTGGATCAAGGAACCGTCGGCGGATGCCGGGGTGGTCATTGTCACCAGCGCCGCGTTGCCCAAATACATGATCGACAAGCTGCACGTGGCGATCGATGACTGGGACCAGGTGGCTTATCTGGCCGTCAAGCAATCCAGAGAGTTGATGCTCGACTGGCTGCGGGTCGGGTTCAACCCCGAGCAATCGACGCGAATCGACGCGTGTGATGCCAGCCAATTGCTGCGCTACGTTTCCAAAGGCAGCTTTTTACTGGATGTCGAAGTCGGCGCGGTCCCTGGCCTGACCTGGCTGGGATCTGTCGGTGGTCACCCGTTGCGCGTCGTTGAACTGGGAGAAGTGGCGACCTCCAGCGCGGCGATGGATCGACAGGTGGAAGACGTTTTATCGGCAACCCGGAGCCTGGCGAAAAGCGTGCTGCAGGAGCGCTGCGTCATTTAGCGAATCAACTACCCCAACAAGAAAGGCAAAGCCTATGAGCCAAACTGCCGACTATCGTAATAAAACCATGAAGTGGATGCGCGAGCCTTCGAGTTGTACGCGCATCGTTGTCATCGCATCGGGACTTGATAGCGATCATATTGACTTGATCCATCAGGGGTTCAGCTGTTTTGACAATGTTGCGCTGATCCATGTCGAGACCGCGAATGTCGTCTCGGCCGAGCGTTCCATCCTCGAGGCGGTAGATCAGGTTAAAAGCCTCGCCCGAGCAAGCCATTCGCGCCACCTTGAAGTGTTCCCCGACACCTGCAGGAGTTGCCCATGAACCCGT
This genomic window contains:
- a CDS encoding transketolase; translation: MHATSQSAVWIKEPSADAGVVIVTSAALPKYMIDKLHVAIDDWDQVAYLAVKQSRELMLDWLRVGFNPEQSTRIDACDASQLLRYVSKGSFLLDVEVGAVPGLTWLGSVGGHPLRVVELGEVATSSAAMDRQVEDVLSATRSLAKSVLQERCVI